Proteins encoded within one genomic window of Acidicapsa ligni:
- a CDS encoding PRTRC system protein C, translating to MSSLKTEVLLREFQYNGVRIPDPGPELTVDQVRDLLTPAYPEIATASVTGPEDTGSALRYTFSRAIGTKG from the coding sequence ATGAGCAGCCTCAAGACCGAAGTGCTTTTGCGAGAGTTCCAGTACAACGGAGTGCGGATTCCTGACCCTGGCCCCGAGTTGACGGTGGACCAGGTCCGCGACCTCCTTACCCCTGCCTACCCCGAGATCGCAACCGCATCGGTGACCGGCCCGGAAGACACCGGCTCGGCGCTGCGTTACACCTTCAGCCGGGCCATCGGTACGAAGGGCTGA